The segment TATAGCTCATTCTGCTGCGCTATCGTGCGCATGCCCTGCGTAATGAGGATCTGCACCCCCCGGTTATAGCTCCGTCTAATCAGCTCGTTCGCCCCGGCCAGTACGGCCGGATGCAGCTTCGCCAGCCTTGCGGCCGACTTCTGCTTGACCTGCTCCAAAGTAAGCATCTACTCACCCCCTGGTATAGTATATGCCCGCTTTGGCCGGGCGGTTTACGCCGATGACCATTTTTTTCGCAAAATGAGCTGTGCAGCACCTGATCTCCCCGGATGAACTGTGTGCCTACAGGCCAGAATAAGAATGCAGACCGCAAGTCAGGTCATTCTAACGGAAAGGGGGATGAACATGGAGATATACAGCGACAGCTACAGAATAGCCCCGCTTAGCGACCAGGAGGATGTGGTGGAGGTAATCCGCCAGGCGGAGTCGGAAATTGCCCGGATGACCGGGAACCCGGAGGTCACGCTGATTGCCTATGAGAAGACGGGCACCGCGGCAGGTAAATGAAGCTTGGACCCGTGCTGATTCCAGGCAGAACGGTTATCTTTTAGACAATATAAGCCTCCACAATGTCATCTACCAGCAGCCACTTCCATTCCTCCGCCCACCGCAGCTTGAATTCACGCGAGTGGGTGTGAATGGAGGTCACGAACCCGCTCAGCTTCCTCTGCTCCAGAGGACCATACAGCACCAGCGTAACCCGCACATGACTCCGCAGCGATAAGGCCAGCGTATGCTCAATCTCCTCCAGCTTCTGCTCGTCCAGCACCGGCTTCAGGCTATGCCAGGTCTCCCGTTCGTCCCTCCTGATCCCGCCCTTATGCTCCGTCAACATGATCCGGCTGCTCTCCCGCAGACCGCCCGCTTCAAGCTTCTTGCCCATTGCTATTCCCCCACTCTGTTGTTTATAACCCGGACTACATCATCTTGCCGCCCACAAACCGAACGCATGTTTGTATTATATCTGCGATCCATCTTGTTAGGCAAGCAGAAATTAATGTCAGGCCAAGGACGCTGAAGGAGAGCTTCAGCTAATCATAATACAGGGTTGAACTAGCACCACACCTGCATGAAAACAGCCATCCCGTGGTTCTAGTATTTTAGCTAATCTGATGCCATCATTAGGGTAATGGGGTAGAAAGGACGGAGATGAAATTTATGATTAGAGCTGCAAATGTGGAGGATCGGGAGGATATTTCCAGACTATTAACGCAATTAGGTTACCCGGATACCGAGCTTTTTATGAAAGAGAATATAGAAAGACTGCTTGCTGACCCCAATGAGGAGTTAAAGGTCTATGAAGCGGAAGGATGTGTTATCGCCTGTCTTTCCCTGCATTATATCCCGCAGCTGGGCATGAGAGGAGATATCGCCTCCATTAGTTATCTGGTTGTGGATTCCTCAGTTAGAGGGAAGGGAATCGGACAGGAATTAGTGGAATTCGCCTCAGCTTCCGCCCGCCGAAGAGGATGTGCCAGTATCCAGGTTCATTGCCATGCCAGAAGAATAGAGGCTCATACATTTTATGAAAGACAAGGTTTCAGGGAGGCCCCTAAGTACTTCTCAAGAAGGTTGGACCAATAATTCAATCCACAGCAAAAAGACGCCTACAGTAATGCTGTACAGCGTCTTCATCCGAACCCTTTGGCGTATAACAAGTCTTGTCTCTGCTTATTTCACTGACGAAGTCCCTGCGCTTCCAGCACCCGGTTCCTGCTTGGCATCTGTGCCTGCATCTGACACGGTTCCCGGTACGGCTTGCTCCGGTTCAATCAGTCCTGCGGCTTCTCTGGCTTCATTCAGCTTGGAGATGCCGTAGAGCATCGCTATGTCCGCCTGCTCATTCATCGTGTTGAATTCCTCAGCGGTCACATCGGGCGATACTGCGCCCTTGGAAGCCTTCTCCTTGATCTGATAGGCACTCTGAAAAGCAATCACAGAATCTCTAAGCAGCTTCTCGATCGTATCCGGCAGGCCACCCGCAATCTTGATATCGTTCACATGATCTGCAAGCTGAGATGCGGTATCCTGGAAGCTGTCCACAGCCTTCTGGAATTCTTTGTCTGTCGCTTGTCCGGTGGAATAAGAGGTTAGCGTGGTGTTGAAGTTCTCAAGCGAGGATTTGCCCATTTCGTCGAATTTCGACATTTCATTGTAAAAGCTCTGTACCGTCTCCTGTACCTCTTCCGGGGATGCCGGTTCAGCACTGTTATTGCCGCAGGCACTGAGGATCATGACGGCCATTAGCAGTCCTGCAAGTAAAGCTTGTCTCATAGTTAATATCCCTCCACTTAACAGAATAATATCGATTTTTGTTAAGTGCAAATGAAATTAATGTAAAATTCGGCGTAATGAAACATATGTCAGCAGATAAGCGTATTCATAGGGAGAAACGGCGGTCAATAACCCGTTGATGACTGGCAATTCCTGTTATACTATAATGAATTTATCCGTTCAAGGAGAGGAAGATCTATCATGGCTTATTGCACAGCATGTGGTGCGGAATACAAGCAAGGTGCCAAATTCTGCGGGGAATGCGGGGCAGGCACAGAAGAGGCCGGTTCTTCGGCAGCAGCACGGCGTCCGGCGGCTGGCCATAGCTCCGGTCCCGAGCAAGAATTATGGCAGGGCAAGCCTGCCGGCATCTCCGACCGTCTCAAGGGGCTGATCGGACTGAATACCACCAAGTATACGATTACGTCCCAGCGGATTATGGTGAAGAGCGGACTGATCGGCAAGGATGTCGAAGAAATTGAGCTGCTGCGGGTCAACGATTTCTCCGTCACCCAGTCGGTTATGCAGCGCATGCTGGGCATCGGGACGCTGATCATTTTGTCGGATGATGCTTCATCTCCGCAGCTACCCTTCAATAGAATCCGTAAGGTTCAATCTGTCAAGGATATCCTGCGCCAAGCCGTCCGTGACGAGAAAATCGCCAACAACATCAGCTACCGCGAGCATATCTGACGCTTCGTTACTCTTTGTTATGGAAGGTAGAGGGCTCCTGCCGGAATGACGCCTTTGGCCTGGCTGGGGCTCTCCCACATCAGTACCGCCCGCGCATCCCCCTGATTCTCATAGTACTCCACCTTCAGCTCATGCAGCTTCCCTGCAATCAGACTCACGGTGCCTTGCCGCTCCTGCCCGCTCTGCTTCATCCAGCTGTCAATAACCAGCTTCCCGTCAATCCATACCCGGATTCCGTCATCGGAATATGAATAGATCGTGTAGGTCTCACTGTAGGCAGCGCTTATTCGGCCGCTCCAGCGTACCGAGAACAGATCTGCGTGAACGGCCGGATCAGGCGCCGCCTGCCTCCAGGCGAAGTTAATATTGGTATCTGTCCGGGTGAGGGCAGGCGTGCCGGTAAGCGTAATATTGTTATAATACTGCCCATAGAGGCCCGGCTTGGGGAGTACCCCTCCTGAAGAAGCATACGCCGCCGCTTTGGCCGAATAGTCATCTCTGGAGAATACGGCACTATTCCGCATAAAAGCCTGAATCACTGCATCCTTATTGCGCTCGTACAGCATCTTGCCCCAGGTCATCTGATAGCTCCATTTGTTCTGCGTGCCTGCCAGCACAGCTGGCGGAGGAAGCTCTCCGTTCTCGCCGATGGCGATCAGCTTGCCGCGCCCCAGGTCCCAGAGCGTATCATGATGGCTTGCCTTGTAATCCCCCTCGAAAATATCCGCCGCCAGCACATCCACTCTGCCGCTGCCCGGATAATATTTCGCCGGCTCCTCACTATTCTTGTTCTTGGCATTCGGACTCCACACCCACAGAAGATTGTGCAGCTTATGATAGACGGTGTACCGCTGGAACATGATCTCCCAGAGGGTCACGAAGGAGGACTTCTGCCCCCACCAGAACCAGCCGCCGTTCATCTCATGATAAGGTCTCCAGAGGACGGGGACACCGGCGTCATTGAGCTTTTTCAGGAAAACAGCTACCTTATCGAGCTCGGCAATCAGCGCGGTATATTCGGGGGTTCCGGGTGTGATGTACTTGCTGAAATTAGCTTCGCTGAGGCTCATAGAGACATTCGTCCAGGCGGGTGCGCTGCCCGGCAGGTTGGCATGATAGGTCATCGCTACGATGCCCCCGGCCTTGTGCCAGCGGATCGCACTGTCGGTTACGCCCTGCCGCTGACTGCTGATAAGCTTCTCCGTCTGGCCGCTGATCGGCCCCATCTCATAACCGTGTAGTCCGGCATAGCTGCCAGCCGTAATCTTCAGCTTGTTGTTGATATCATCCGGGCTCTCCAGGTAATCATGCTGACCGCTGATCATTCCCTGGCCCTGCAGCCAGTACAGCGTCTCCAGCAGCTTCCGTGCGGGAGCTCCCAGCTCCGCGTCAGCTGGAGCCATTTGTATTTTGCGAAAAGCCGCTTGCCACTGCACATCACCAATCAGCCGCGAGGCCGAATCCAGCAGGTCCCTGAGATTGCGCTGTTCCACATTTTCCACCATCCTTTTCATTGTGTTTGTACATATTATGACGAATTATGGAACTTCAGCACGGCAGATGCACAGAATTCGGGCTGTCACAATCCGGTATTCTTACGCTATACTATTCTGGGCACAGGCCTTATACCCATACCAACCTACAAAGGAGCAGATATGAAAGCCAAAAAGTCCATCATCAGTCTCATCATTATCGCCCTGCTAAGTCTTGCCGCCTACCTGCTGGAGGAGAACGGGCAATGGCTGCCGCAGACCCCTTCTGCGAATCCTTCGGAGGTCGTGAAGCTGAAGTTCCCGGCAGACCGCTACCCGGAGACCGCAAAGCACATCCAGAAGGCCATCCGCAAGGGAGAGTCAGCGATCTGCACCATCAACCGCAAGGACGCGGAGGAGAACCGCAAGGCGTCTCTGAAGGGAGTCCCCACGAAGAAAGGCTATGACCGGGACGAATGGCCGATGGCCATGTGTGCAGAAGGCGGAGCCGGGGCGCATATTGAGTACATAACGCCCAGTGATAACCGCGGAGCGGGAAGCTGGGTCGGCAATCAGCTGGAGGCGTTCGCTGACGGTACGCGTGTGGAGTTTATTTTCAAATAAGCCGGCATGTGGGGGATGTTATTCAATTTCACCGCGATACAGCGTAGAATGAAATGGGATAATATAACTTTGATGGAGAGCCGGAAGTGTTCTATATCTGTTATCGGGGCAAAAGGCTGTACGGCCCTATGTCCGAAGCTGAAGCCTTACAGGAATGGTTCGCGCTTGCAGGAACAATCAAAGAACTCTATATCATTGAAACCGATGCAGCTACAGGCAGAATCAAACGCCAGATCGGGCCAACGGCCCGTGCTCATAAGAAGAAAAAGAAATAGCCCTATCCGGCACAGGCCGGACAGGGCTACACTGGCTATTGGCGATTCTAGAACAAACAGGCTTTAGTGATGATAACCAGCAGAATGAACAGAACCAGAATGGCACCTGTCGAAGTCCAAGGGCTTACTACCGGAACGATTGGAGGTCCCTGATTCACTCCACCTACGTTATTTCCACAACCGCAACCATACTCTGCTCCCATAATTAATTCCTCCTCTTGAATATTGAATACAGCACAGAATATGTGGAATTCCGCCCCGTTGCATGGGCCAATTGGCAAAGAAATACCATTCACCTAACGGACAGGCGTCCAATGGTCGATATAGAGTATGAAGCAATAGCTTCAAAACAAATGGAGGGAGGAATGCCGGATGGATATTGCTGCATTATCCGTAGTGATGAGCCAGTCATCCTTACAGCAGGCCGCAGGGCTGCAGGTGATGAGCCTTGCCAAGGAGCAGGCGCAGAGCAGCGCCCAGGATATGGTTCAGATGCTGAGTCAGGCCACGCACCCCACCTTGGGAAAAACACTTGATATTCGGGCGTAATTCCTTTATGCTTACATACATAGGAACACCCGTTCCATATTTCAGCCGGTGAAGAGTACGCGCTGAACTGCTGCTTAGCCCTTACGGGCTTTTCTTTTGGCCAATAACACGAACATACGATCTTATATCTGGGGTGATTGATTATGCAAGGCTATTATCAGATGACCGCTTTGGAGAAATGGACAGAGGATCTGTACCAGCGCATAGGCATCCGCAAGCCGT is part of the Paenibacillus sp. FSL M7-0420 genome and harbors:
- a CDS encoding YolD-like family protein, which gives rise to MGKKLEAGGLRESSRIMLTEHKGGIRRDERETWHSLKPVLDEQKLEEIEHTLALSLRSHVRVTLVLYGPLEQRKLSGFVTSIHTHSREFKLRWAEEWKWLLVDDIVEAYIV
- a CDS encoding NucA/NucB deoxyribonuclease domain-containing protein; translation: MKAKKSIISLIIIALLSLAAYLLEENGQWLPQTPSANPSEVVKLKFPADRYPETAKHIQKAIRKGESAICTINRKDAEENRKASLKGVPTKKGYDRDEWPMAMCAEGGAGAHIEYITPSDNRGAGSWVGNQLEAFADGTRVEFIFK
- a CDS encoding YjfB family protein, with the protein product MDIAALSVVMSQSSLQQAAGLQVMSLAKEQAQSSAQDMVQMLSQATHPTLGKTLDIRA
- a CDS encoding glycosyl hydrolase, with protein sequence MEQRNLRDLLDSASRLIGDVQWQAAFRKIQMAPADAELGAPARKLLETLYWLQGQGMISGQHDYLESPDDINNKLKITAGSYAGLHGYEMGPISGQTEKLISSQRQGVTDSAIRWHKAGGIVAMTYHANLPGSAPAWTNVSMSLSEANFSKYITPGTPEYTALIAELDKVAVFLKKLNDAGVPVLWRPYHEMNGGWFWWGQKSSFVTLWEIMFQRYTVYHKLHNLLWVWSPNAKNKNSEEPAKYYPGSGRVDVLAADIFEGDYKASHHDTLWDLGRGKLIAIGENGELPPPAVLAGTQNKWSYQMTWGKMLYERNKDAVIQAFMRNSAVFSRDDYSAKAAAYASSGGVLPKPGLYGQYYNNITLTGTPALTRTDTNINFAWRQAAPDPAVHADLFSVRWSGRISAAYSETYTIYSYSDDGIRVWIDGKLVIDSWMKQSGQERQGTVSLIAGKLHELKVEYYENQGDARAVLMWESPSQAKGVIPAGALYLP
- a CDS encoding PH domain-containing protein, whose protein sequence is MAYCTACGAEYKQGAKFCGECGAGTEEAGSSAAARRPAAGHSSGPEQELWQGKPAGISDRLKGLIGLNTTKYTITSQRIMVKSGLIGKDVEEIELLRVNDFSVTQSVMQRMLGIGTLIILSDDASSPQLPFNRIRKVQSVKDILRQAVRDEKIANNISYREHI
- a CDS encoding GNAT family N-acetyltransferase, giving the protein MIRAANVEDREDISRLLTQLGYPDTELFMKENIERLLADPNEELKVYEAEGCVIACLSLHYIPQLGMRGDIASISYLVVDSSVRGKGIGQELVEFASASARRRGCASIQVHCHARRIEAHTFYERQGFREAPKYFSRRLDQ